In a genomic window of Lycium ferocissimum isolate CSIRO_LF1 chromosome 9, AGI_CSIRO_Lferr_CH_V1, whole genome shotgun sequence:
- the LOC132031133 gene encoding zinc finger protein CONSTANS-LIKE 12-like, with product MEPLCEVCGVDRAVVYCKSDAARLCLHCDGNVHSANCVSRKHTRSLICGKCSSEPAIVRCTNSQMCLCENCDSSENESGHQHQKLDSYSGCPSPAELMTKILSVAFDDQRANNDNNVTNPSSFHTSSSLSVNENNSSVVASRLNELASCMKFEPWTIPTPAIPLSPTFMTSYNIDQTPFFSEGSNITKQSSSTIKDLGVHGGDDIAKGVDLDELSSDSSYKIFSSLQQSHSSYHSEERGLDCLVLEKKLSATGSNSHVETALEASSGQHECIGFQSSQEAGGASSEKLLQTVSATANFMLMNPSCNRNIGLTFPPAPVHSRSLSLSNITGESSAGTDYQDCGLSPLFLTDESPWGWPSKPSSLRARNEAKMRYNEKKKTRTFNKQIRYASRKARADTRRRVKGRFVKAGEAYDYDPLGTTDM from the exons ATGGAGCCTCTGTGCGAGGTATGTGGGGTGGACAGGGCAGTGGTATACTGTAAATCAGATGCAGCTAGACTTTGCTTGCATTGTGATGGAAATGTGCATTCAGCAAATTGTGTATCTCGAAAGCACACTCGTTCGCTTATTTGTGGCAAATGCAGTTCAGAGCCTGCAATTGTAcgttgcacaaatagccaaatGTGCCTATGTGAAAACTGCGATTCGAGTGAAAATGAGTCAGGCCATCAACACCAGAAGTTGGATTCTTATAGTGGCTGTCCTTCTCCAGCTGAGTTAATGACAAAGATTTTGTCTGTAGCTTTTGATGATCAAAGGgctaataatgataataatgttacAAATCCTAGCAGCTTTCATACTTCTAGCTCATTGAGTGTCAATGAGAATAATAGTTCAGTGGTGGCTAGTAGACTCAATGAGTTAGCTTCTTGTATGAAGTTTGAACCATGGACCATTCCAACTCCAGCAATTCCTTTAAGCCCAACATTCATGACAAGTTACAACATAGATCAAACACCTTTCTTCTCCGAGGGATCTAACATCACTAAG CAAAGTAGTAGCACTATTAAAGATCTTGGAGTTCATGGAGGTGATGATATTGCGAAAGGTGTTGATTTGGACGAATTGAGTTCCGATTCTAGTTACAAGATTTTTAGCAGTTTACAACAAAGTCATTCAAGTTATCATAGTGAAGAGCGGGGATTGGATTGCCTAGTCTTGGAGAAAAAATTATCTGCCACTGGCTCTAATAGTCATGTTGAAACTGCTCTAGAG gCATCATCTGGACAGCATGAATGCATCGGATTTCAGTCATCACAAGAGGCTGGAGGTGCTAGTTCCGAAAAATTGCTGCAGACAGTGAGTGCCACTGCTAATTTCATGCTTATGAATCCCAGTTGCAACAGAAATATCGGCTTAACATTTCCACCAGCACCAGTTCATTCAAGGTCGTTGTCACTCTCCAACATCACCGGAGAAAGTAGTGCAGGAACCGACTATCAAGATTGCGGATTGTCACCCCTCTTTTTGACAGATGAATCGCCATGGGGTTGGCCATCAAAACCTAGTAGTCTACGGGCAAGGAATGAAGCTAAGATGCGATataatgagaaaaagaaaaccagAAC GTTCAATAAGCAAATAAGATATGCTTCGCGTAAGGCCAGGGCAGATACCAGAAGGCGCGTTAAAGGAAGATTTGTTAAGGCTGGGGAAGCTTATGATTATGATCCATTAGGAACAACGGATATGTGA
- the LOC132031131 gene encoding peroxisome biogenesis protein 22-like has product MADSSKDDLLQLIKRISAFITLKISNLFQNLDSRSVGAIAGLAFAIVFTWRILRSPSGPQRRRPKRQAVTPGSSGVSSHFSENIATSGVSVPSEDSSAQNIIDEFFQPVKPTLGQIVRQRLSDGRKVTCRLLGVILEETSPEELQKQATVRSSVLEVLLEITKFCDFYLMERVLDDESEKKVLLALEDAGVFTSGGMVKDKVLFCSTENGRTSFVRQLEPDWHIDTNPEIVFQLARFIKYELHISPNKPERTAMNVFSSTSLEQFFGTV; this is encoded by the exons ATGGCTGATTCTTCTAAGGACGATTTATTACAGCTCATCAAGCGAATTAGCGCATTTATTACTCTCAAAATATCTAATCTCTTCCAAAACCTG GATTCAAGATCTGTAGGAGCTATAGCAGGTCTTGCATTTGCAATAGTTTTTACCTGGAGAATATTGAGATCACCTAGTGGACCACAGAGGAGGCGTCCTAAGCGACAAGCTGTTACACCTGGTAGTTCTGGTGTAAGCAGTCATTTTAGTGAAAATATAGCAACTTCAGGAGTTAGCGTCCCTTCAGAGGATTCAAGTGCACAAAATATCATTGATGAGTTCTTTCAGCCAGTAAAG CCGACACTCGGGCAAATAGTTAGGCAAAGACTGAGTGACGGAAGGAAG GTAACATGTCGGTTGCTCGGAGTAATCCTGGAGGAAACTAGCCCAGAGGAACTACag AAACAAGCAACTGTCCGGTCCTCCGTGCTGGAAGTGTTGCTTGAAATCACCAAATTTTGTGACTTTTATCTCATGGAGAGAGTACTTGATGATGAAAGTGAA AAAAAGGTCCTACTGGCTCTAGAAGATGCCGGAGTATTTACATCTGGTGGCATGGTCAAAGACAAG GTTCTTTTTTGTAGTACTGAGAATGGGCGAACATCATTTGTCCGACAACTGGAACCTGATTGGCACATAGATACAAATCCGGAAATCGTTTTTCAATTAGCG AGATTTATCAAATATGAGCTACACATTTCACCTAACAAGCCTGAAAGAACAGCTATGAATGTCTTCAGCTCAACATCTTTGGAGCAGTTTTTCGGAACTGTTTAG